The segment TGCCTCACCCGCTCATACGCATCCAGGACGGCGCGGTTGGCGCGGTCGCCAATGGCGTGCGTGGTGGCCGACAAGCCATGCGCATGCGCTTTCGTTACCAACTCGACGAGCTGCTCCGGGTCATACAAAGCGATGCCGTCGTTGTCCGGCTCGCCCTCGTAGGGTGCGATCATCCAGGCTGTGCGCGGGCCGAGCGCGCCATCGGCGAAGATTTTGATCCCACCGATGCGCAGCCAGGCGTCGCCGAAGCCGCTGCGCAGGCCGGCGGCGATGACCGCGTCGAGGTCTTCGGCCGGCAACTGCTTGCAGATGCGCAGCGTGCTGCGCCTCCGTTCGCGCAGGCGCTGGTAGGTGTTGAACGTGCCGATGCCGCCTGCGCCATCCATGCAATGCACGCCGGTCAGTCCGGCCACGTTCATGGCGCGCATGGCCGCTAGCGTCGCCTCTTCCTCCTGCTGGGGCGTGGGCGGGGGGATCACTCGCGCGACCAACGCCATCGCGCTTTCGAGCAGCACGCCGCTGGGTTCGCCTTGCGCGTCGCGCACGATCTCGCCGCCGGCCGGGTCGGGCGTGTCGCGCGTGACGCCCGCGAGATGCAGCGCCAACGAATTGGCCCACAGCGCATGCCCGCTCTTGGCGCGCAAGGCCACCGGATGCGCCTGGGTCGCTGCGTCGAGCTGCGACGCCGTGGGGAACTGGTCGCCCCAGAGGGCTTGTTGCCAGCCCCAGCCTTGGATCCACTCGCCGGCCGGGGTATGCGCCGCGCGGTCGCGCACGCGGCGCACGGCTTCCTCAACGCTGGGCACCTCGTCCACATTCACGCGTTGCATGGCGAAGCCGGTGTGCTCCAGGTGCACGTGCGCGTCAATCAGCCCGGGCAGCACGAACGCGCCATGCATGTTCAGCCGCTGCATATCCGGTAGCCGGATGGCCTCGATGTCTTCATCGCTGCCGACGGCGAGGATGCGGTTGCCGGCGATGGCGATGGCCGAAGCGCGCGGCTGGCGCGGGTTGACCGTATAGACGCGGGCGTTGGTAAGTAGGAGGTTCATCCTCGCTGGCGGGACTCCCCAAAGGCGCTCTCTCAGCGCTTTCGGGATGGTCTGCTGGATAACCCACCCAGGATGCCGCGCACCCATGCGCCGGTTGAGCCGCCCAGCGACCGCGCGGCGCTTTTGGCAAACGCTTCGAACCCGTCGCCGACAACCTTCTGGCGCTCGTGGGCCTCGCACTCGGCCTGGCGTTGGCGCTCGCGCTCCCGACGCTCCCGTTGCTTCGCTCGCATCGCCTCCTGCTTGGCCTGCGCACGTGCTAGCCGTTCAGCCTCCTTGGCGGCCCTGGCTTCAGCTTCCTTCTGCGCTTTGAGCGCAATGGCTTCGGCCGCAGCGCGCCCCACCTGCTTGGCCAACATCCTGTGGGCCGACTCTCGGTCCGGGGGCTTCTCGTAGTAACCGTAGACCGGCGAACTGGCGATGAGCTGCCGGCGCTGCTCTGGCGTGATTGGCCCCATCTGGCTGCGCGGCGGCACGATGGGCGCGCGTTCAACGACGCCGGGCATGCCCTTCTCGTCCAGGCAGGACACTAGCGCCTCGCCCACGCCCAGCTCGGCGATGGCCTGCTCGATGTTGACCTTCGGATTGGGGCACAAGGTCGTGGCCGCTGCGCGCATGGCTTTCTGGTCGCGCGGGGTAAATGCGCGCAGGGCATGTTGCACGCGGCTGCCCATCCGGCTCAGGATGACGTCCGGGATGTCCATGGGGTTCTGCGTGACGAAGAACACGCCAACGCCCTTTGAGCGGATGATGCGCGCCACCTGCTCGACCTTGTCGAGCAGGGGCTTGGGCGCTTCGTCGAAGAAGCGCAGCTTGGGCGTGTCATAGCCTTCGGTCATCTCGGCGATGAGGTTCGGCTGGAAGGCGCTGGCCAGGCCGATGAGCTGGGGGACGATGGCGCCCTGGCGCACCATCGCGCCGGCACAGCACTCCTTGTGCAAGATGGCCGGGATGCCCGGCCAGGTCTCCTCGATAATGAGGAAGCGCTGAGTCTGGTTGATGACCTCGGCCAGCGCGTCGGGGAGCAGGGCGGCGCTTCTACCGGGGCGGATGATCTGGCCGATGCCGTGGCGGAGATGCCGGCGCAGCGGGCCAAGCCTCTTGCTCCTGCCCTTTTCACTCGCGTTGGGCGGGACGGTGGCCGTTAACGTGGGCCTCGTTGGAGGATTCATCCTTTGCTTCATCGGCGCGCGACGATTTCTGCGTTTCTTCACGTCTTCTGAGTTCATCGCCTCGTTGGTCGCCGGCGCAGTCGCGTTTGCCCCTGGGCGCACCGCTCACGTCTCTTGTATATGGCGCTCTGGTTCGCGAATCTGGATTCTAAGGGCTGCTCAACGACCTGGCCAGCTTAGCGATGCTGCGCCGCGCCGGGTGGGAGCGATCTTCGCATACTCTACGACGCGAACAATCCAGACCAGCGCCCTCTCTCCGTGCTGGTCGAGCGGCTGCGCGTGTTGCCGGCGGAAGCCGCCAATGCAGGCCGGTAAAATCATCAGCAGCGCATGATAGGACACGACAGCTCCACTCCGCCCTTCCCTATGCTCCTGTCGGTGGTTTGCGTGCTGCGCAATCAAGCCGAACACCTGGAGGAACTCGTTTGCGAAGTCTCCAGCCAACTTGCGTCGCTTGTGACAGATTATGAGTTCATCGTCGTTGACAACGCCTCGGAAGATGACAGCATGAGGGTGCTCAAACGACTCACCAGCGAGTCGGGCTACCCCAATTTACAGGTGTATGCGCTGACCAAGGCGGTGGACGACTCCACGGCGTGCTGGGCAGGAATCGAGAACGCGCTGGGCGATTTTGTTGCCGACCATGCTTGAGCGCGCGGCTGACGGCGCCGATGTGGTCTTCGCGCGGAACCAACAAAAGCCACAGCAAGGCTTCGCCTACAGGATAGCGTCTTCCATTTTCAACCTGCTCTACCGATTGTTCAACGGCGTGGACCTTTCCAAAGAAGCGCCAAGCTATCGGCTGCTCAGCAGGCGGGTGGTGAACTTCATCCTTCGACACCCTCAGCCGGTCATTAGTTACAGATACCTGCCTGCGACAAGCGGCTTCGCTCGCGTGAATCTCGAGTACAGCGCCGCCCCGCGCACCCCAATTCAACAAAAAGCTCAGCCAGAGCATTGAACAAGGTATCCGTCTTATCTTCTCAACCACGCGTACGCCGATGCGCATGGTGACCTCGCTGTCACTCTTCGGCGCTGTCGCCAACCTGCTTTACTCCATCTATGTGGTGCTGATCGGCATCTTCAAGCGCGATGTGGCCCCTGGTTGGATCAGCCTGTCGCTCCAGCAGTCTGGCATGTTCTTCCTTCTGTCTCTGGTATTGCTGGTGCTGGGCGAATACATCTTGAACATGGTCCGGCTGAACAACGAAGGCCCGCCCTACCACGTCAGTCAGGAATTGACCAGCGCGCGCCTCACCCGTAAAGAGCGGCTCAACGTTGAGGAAGCAGAGCCCCAACCGTCGAACCGACTGCAAGATGCGCGCCTATGACAACTGTAGACGTTGTGATCATCGGCGGCGGCTTTTACGGGTGCGTCATCGCCGTTCACCTTGCCCAGAGAGGGGAATTCAAGCGCATCGTGCTTTTCGAGCGGGACGACCAGCTATTGGGCCGCGCCTCATACAACAACCAGGCGCGCATCCACGCCGGCTACCACTACCCGCGCAGCTTCACCACCGCCTTTCGCAGTCGCGTGAATCTTCCCCGCTTTGTGCGCGATTGGCCCGACGCGGTGCAGAGCGACTTTATCAAGCTTTACGCTATTGCCAGGCGCAACTCCAAGGTCACCGCGAAACAGTTCGAGCGATTCTGCGCTGAGATCGGCGCCAAGCTGCAGCCTGCCGAAGCCGCGCTCAAACGACTCTTCGATCCACACCTGGTAGAGGAAGTTTTGCTCAGTTGAAAACCTCGGATAATGCGAAGCGATGAATGCCAAAACCAAAGGTAGACAGCTGCGTGAGAGTCGGCATGTGAAAGTGGCGCGGATCATCTACGCCCAGGCGCAGGCGGCGTTCCCGCGCTACAGCCATCGGTTCA is part of the Candidatus Roseilinea sp. genome and harbors:
- a CDS encoding amidohydrolase, whose translation is MNLLLTNARVYTVNPRQPRASAIAIAGNRILAVGSDEDIEAIRLPDMQRLNMHGAFVLPGLIDAHVHLEHTGFAMQRVNVDEVPSVEEAVRRVRDRAAHTPAGEWIQGWGWQQALWGDQFPTASQLDAATQAHPVALRAKSGHALWANSLALHLAGVTRDTPDPAGGEIVRDAQGEPSGVLLESAMALVARVIPPPTPQQEEEATLAAMRAMNVAGLTGVHCMDGAGGIGTFNTYQRLRERRRSTLRICKQLPAEDLDAVIAAGLRSGFGDAWLRIGGIKIFADGALGPRTAWMIAPYEGEPDNDGIALYDPEQLVELVTKAHAHGLSATTHAIGDRANRAVLDAYERVRQGDRPLSPICRPLRDRIEHAQVLHPDDVARFGRLGVIASVQPIHATQDMFMVDRYWGWRGRYAYAFRALLNCGARLALGSDSPVETFDPLAGIHAAVTRQRKDGTPTGGWYADQRLTVEEAIYGYTMGAAYAGYGEHEFGSIEPGKLADLTVLSHDLTAIAPEEILHVKVERVMVDGEFVV